A window of Phycisphaerales bacterium contains these coding sequences:
- a CDS encoding S26 family signal peptidase: MADAKPEQQPTQIKETITSIIIAFAMAFVFRGFVIEAFVIPTGSMAPTLLGAHMRYKSPYSGYEWTTGPKEYLDQTGTVPAPIQTGVNVNDPMTGQPLPARNTPRLWGDRIFVMKYLYSIYDPKRWDVVVFKNPTDPGINYIKRLIGLPNEMVAMIDGDVFVQPVAPGEQVNPEERLWGGNKWRVARKPEAAQRAMWQPIFSSEYTPISAAAYVAPWVAPRDQSNSWKLADRKDYEYTGQAPTSLTWHPGRQITDFVAYNETSPGRFQVFPTSDIRLSLGIRPEKEGQRVAAVVNARGHEFRAEVAGADVTLQMRQADGINPDGPWQPLATAKLDQPLTPGVVTNLDFWHVDQSMSLFVNDSRVAYAEYHWSPAERVQRSLGVDLKRVQGDPFYLMQPNNYKQAGAHFEFAGGPFTLYRVAIERDIYYQPALYNSLSGREGQPGKTLSPATTAVLSPNQFFTCGDNSPMSLDGRLWGPHNPWVDEIDDTHGVVHRDLLIGKAFLVYFPAPRRGPVPVPIPDFGSMRFIW; encoded by the coding sequence ATGGCCGACGCCAAGCCCGAGCAGCAGCCGACGCAGATCAAAGAGACGATCACCTCGATCATCATCGCCTTCGCGATGGCGTTCGTGTTCCGCGGGTTCGTGATCGAGGCGTTCGTGATCCCCACCGGCTCCATGGCGCCCACGCTGCTGGGGGCGCACATGCGGTACAAGAGCCCGTACTCGGGCTATGAGTGGACGACCGGTCCCAAGGAGTACCTGGACCAGACCGGGACCGTTCCGGCCCCGATCCAGACCGGGGTGAACGTCAACGACCCGATGACGGGGCAGCCGCTGCCGGCGCGGAACACGCCGCGGTTGTGGGGCGACCGCATCTTCGTGATGAAGTACCTCTACTCCATCTACGACCCCAAGCGGTGGGACGTGGTGGTGTTCAAGAACCCGACGGACCCGGGCATCAACTACATCAAGCGGCTGATTGGCCTGCCCAACGAGATGGTGGCCATGATCGACGGCGATGTGTTTGTGCAGCCCGTCGCGCCCGGCGAGCAGGTGAACCCCGAGGAGCGGCTGTGGGGCGGCAACAAGTGGCGCGTCGCCCGCAAGCCCGAGGCAGCCCAGCGGGCCATGTGGCAGCCGATCTTCAGCAGCGAGTACACCCCTATTTCGGCCGCGGCGTACGTGGCCCCGTGGGTCGCGCCCCGCGACCAGTCCAACAGCTGGAAGCTGGCGGACCGCAAAGACTACGAGTACACGGGCCAGGCACCGACATCGCTGACGTGGCACCCCGGGCGGCAGATCACCGACTTTGTCGCGTACAACGAGACCTCGCCGGGGCGGTTCCAGGTGTTCCCCACGAGCGACATCCGGCTCTCGCTGGGCATCCGCCCGGAGAAGGAGGGCCAGCGCGTCGCGGCCGTGGTGAACGCCCGCGGGCACGAGTTCCGGGCGGAGGTCGCGGGCGCGGATGTCACGCTGCAGATGCGGCAGGCCGACGGCATCAACCCCGACGGCCCCTGGCAGCCGCTGGCGACGGCGAAGCTCGACCAGCCGCTGACGCCGGGCGTGGTGACCAACCTGGACTTCTGGCACGTGGACCAGTCGATGTCGCTGTTCGTGAATGACTCGCGCGTGGCGTACGCCGAGTACCACTGGTCGCCCGCGGAGCGGGTGCAGCGGTCGCTGGGGGTGGACCTCAAGCGCGTGCAGGGCGACCCCTTCTACCTCATGCAGCCCAACAACTACAAGCAGGCGGGGGCGCACTTTGAGTTCGCCGGTGGGCCCTTCACGCTCTACCGCGTAGCGATCGAGCGGGATATCTACTACCAGCCCGCCCTGTACAACTCGCTGAGCGGGCGCGAGGGGCAGCCCGGCAAGACGCTGTCGCCCGCGACCACGGCCGTGCTCAGTCCCAACCAGTTCTTCACCTGCGGCGACAACAGCCCGATGAGCCTGGATGGGCGGCTGTGGGGCCCGCACAACCCGTGGGTGGACGAGATCGACGACACCCACGGCGTGGTTCACCGCGACCTGCTCATCGGCAAGGCCTTCCTGGTCTACTTCCCCGCGCCGCGGCGCGGCCCCGTGCCTGTGCCGATCCCGGACTTCGGGTCGATGCGGTTCATCTGGTGA
- a CDS encoding Mrp/NBP35 family ATP-binding protein: MSITKELVREALGTVRTGTSDLAACLLHVAACDTYASVRLGLNASPADCQTLAAQAHNALQTKAQSQGVKLDSFIAEFVGPGGKVAHTARFGSMNPPPAGSQAGSKPPPATGGHTPIPGLRPGQQGGSPSGLPGVRHIVAVGAGKGGVGKSTVALNLAVGLARKGHAVGLLDADIYGPSMPTMLGLESHQTHVLEGMLQPFLVHGIKVMTMGKLVEPDKPLIWRGPMAHGAFKQLTEQTNWGELDYLIIDLPPGTGDIALTMAQMLRLTGAVVVCTPQKVAQDDATRAARMFQQLQIDVLGVVENMSFFVGDDGKVYDIFGRGGAEQMAARLGVPFLGAVPITMSLRANSDKGDPTANFTGSDRAGQQLGATLTALVASVEQQVAVAAMKSQAARPSFSIS; this comes from the coding sequence ATGTCGATCACCAAGGAACTGGTCCGCGAGGCCCTGGGCACTGTTCGAACAGGGACCTCCGACCTTGCCGCGTGCCTTCTGCACGTCGCGGCCTGCGATACCTACGCCAGCGTGCGCCTGGGGCTGAACGCCAGCCCTGCCGACTGCCAGACCCTGGCCGCACAAGCCCATAACGCCTTGCAGACTAAAGCGCAATCGCAGGGCGTCAAGCTTGATTCCTTCATCGCCGAGTTCGTCGGCCCCGGCGGCAAGGTGGCTCACACGGCCCGGTTCGGCTCCATGAACCCGCCGCCGGCTGGTTCACAGGCAGGTTCGAAGCCGCCGCCCGCCACCGGCGGGCACACCCCCATCCCGGGCCTGCGCCCGGGCCAGCAGGGGGGTTCGCCCTCGGGTCTACCGGGAGTGCGGCACATTGTTGCGGTGGGTGCCGGAAAGGGCGGCGTGGGTAAGTCCACGGTGGCCCTCAACTTGGCCGTGGGGCTGGCGCGGAAGGGGCACGCCGTGGGCCTGCTGGACGCCGACATCTACGGCCCCTCGATGCCCACCATGCTGGGCCTTGAGTCCCACCAGACGCACGTGCTGGAGGGGATGCTCCAGCCTTTCCTGGTCCACGGCATCAAGGTGATGACGATGGGCAAGCTCGTGGAGCCTGACAAGCCGCTCATCTGGCGCGGGCCGATGGCGCATGGGGCCTTCAAGCAGCTCACCGAGCAGACGAACTGGGGCGAGCTGGACTACCTGATCATCGACCTGCCGCCGGGGACGGGCGACATCGCCCTGACCATGGCGCAGATGCTGCGCCTCACGGGGGCGGTGGTGGTGTGCACGCCGCAGAAGGTGGCCCAGGACGACGCGACGCGGGCCGCGCGGATGTTCCAGCAGCTCCAGATCGACGTGCTGGGGGTGGTGGAGAACATGAGCTTCTTCGTGGGCGACGACGGCAAGGTGTACGACATCTTCGGACGCGGCGGGGCCGAGCAGATGGCCGCGCGGCTGGGCGTGCCGTTCCTGGGGGCGGTGCCGATCACGATGTCGCTGCGGGCAAACTCGGACAAGGGCGACCCCACGGCCAACTTCACCGGCAGCGACCGCGCGGGGCAGCAGCTGGGGGCGACGCTGACCGCGCTGGTGGCGAGCGTGGAGCAGCAGGTGGCGGTCGCGGCGATGAAGTCGCAGGCCGCGCGGCCCAGTTTCTCGATCTCGTAA